One genomic segment of Actinoplanes ianthinogenes includes these proteins:
- a CDS encoding DUF1360 domain-containing protein gives MTSLQARATETARAYAPHEHRPLAGYLVAMGAYGALAAGLAAAAKVTGRTPPERPALADVALISIATHKLSRLLAKDAVTSPLRAPFTRYTEPAGAAELNEEVRDSGSSVKHGIGELLTCPFCLAAWVATGLTGGLVLAPRLTRLAATALTATAVSDFLQMAYSMAKEKAEG, from the coding sequence ATGACCAGCCTGCAGGCCCGGGCCACCGAGACGGCCCGGGCGTACGCGCCGCACGAGCATCGGCCGCTGGCCGGCTATCTGGTCGCGATGGGCGCTTACGGCGCGCTCGCGGCCGGCCTCGCGGCGGCCGCCAAGGTGACCGGCCGCACGCCCCCGGAACGTCCCGCTCTGGCCGACGTGGCGCTGATCTCGATCGCCACCCACAAGCTGAGCCGGCTGCTCGCCAAGGACGCGGTGACCAGCCCGCTGCGGGCGCCGTTCACCCGGTATACCGAGCCGGCCGGGGCCGCCGAGCTCAACGAGGAGGTCCGGGACTCCGGCAGCAGCGTCAAGCACGGCATCGGCGAGCTGCTCACCTGCCCGTTCTGCCTGGCCGCCTGGGTGGCCACCGGGCTGACCGGCGGCCTGGTGCTGGCGCCCCGGCTGACCCGGCTGGCGGCGACCGCGCTGACCGCCACCGCCGTCTCCGACTTCCTGCAGATGGCCTACTCGATGGCCAAGGAAAAGGCGGAAGGCTGA
- a CDS encoding GAF and ANTAR domain-containing protein: protein MSVPQRRVPAAQRGTRSRRRTTLGGATAPGQARRLVAGGRPRHGSADLLGAGGPHPVELAGLLHEVTARLLTADTLQQALDRLASLIAGALPGATRCAVALISEGGPVTVAAAGSAGETSDRLQYAGGSGPGLEAARTRSLVTTDDLGTDERWPELAAAARGDGIGAVAAIPLDVRRAAVGALSICLGRPGAIGPDLLLTAMAVAGQAEVLLGELHRREALTEGAAVDRAVGVIIAQRGCGVQEAHRILRDSAQRLGLDQLAVAERLVAAATRDRDAGS, encoded by the coding sequence GTGTCAGTACCGCAACGTCGCGTACCGGCCGCACAGCGCGGCACCCGGTCCCGCCGGCGCACCACCCTCGGTGGCGCGACCGCACCCGGCCAGGCCCGGCGGCTCGTCGCCGGTGGCCGTCCCCGGCACGGCAGCGCCGATCTGCTCGGCGCCGGCGGCCCGCACCCGGTCGAGCTGGCCGGGCTGTTGCACGAGGTCACCGCCCGCCTGCTGACCGCCGACACGCTCCAGCAGGCGCTCGACCGGCTGGCCTCGCTGATCGCCGGCGCGCTGCCCGGCGCGACCCGCTGCGCGGTCGCGCTGATCAGTGAGGGCGGCCCGGTGACGGTCGCGGCCGCCGGGTCCGCCGGGGAGACGTCAGATCGCCTTCAGTACGCCGGTGGCAGCGGTCCCGGGCTGGAAGCCGCCCGCACCCGCAGTCTGGTCACCACGGACGATCTGGGGACCGACGAACGGTGGCCGGAGCTGGCCGCCGCGGCCCGGGGGGACGGGATCGGTGCGGTCGCGGCGATTCCGCTGGACGTCCGGCGGGCGGCGGTGGGGGCGCTCAGCATCTGCCTGGGGCGGCCCGGCGCGATCGGTCCGGATCTGCTGCTGACCGCGATGGCGGTGGCCGGGCAGGCCGAGGTGCTGCTCGGCGAGCTGCACCGGCGGGAGGCGCTGACCGAGGGGGCCGCCGTGGACCGGGCGGTCGGAGTGATCATCGCGCAGCGCGGCTGCGGGGTGCAGGAGGCCCACCGGATCCTGCGGGACAGCGCCCAGCGTCTTGGCCTGGACCAGCTGGCGGTCGCCGAGCGGCTGGTCGCGGCCGCCACCCGGGACCGCGACGCCGGCTCCTGA
- a CDS encoding antibiotic biosynthesis monooxygenase family protein, with protein MAVVKINAIEVPEGAGPELEKRFAARQGAVENEPGFLAFELLRPVAGDNRYFVYTKWESEEAFQNWSQGSARAAHAGERAKPVASGASLLEFEVVQQVTKPAS; from the coding sequence ATGGCTGTTGTGAAGATCAACGCGATTGAGGTCCCCGAGGGCGCCGGCCCCGAGTTGGAGAAACGCTTCGCCGCCCGGCAGGGCGCGGTGGAGAACGAGCCCGGCTTCCTCGCCTTCGAACTGCTCCGCCCGGTCGCCGGCGACAACCGCTACTTCGTCTACACGAAGTGGGAGTCGGAGGAGGCGTTCCAGAACTGGTCGCAGGGCAGCGCCCGGGCGGCCCACGCCGGCGAGCGCGCCAAGCCGGTCGCCTCCGGCGCCAGCCTTCTCGAATTCGAAGTCGTCCAGCAGGTCACCAAGCCCGCCTCCTGA
- a CDS encoding MDR family MFS transporter yields the protein MSHPSPPAEKSTGEFTHRQILTILVGLMMGMFLAALDQTIMATATRTIADDLKGFDLQAWATTAFLITSTISTPLYGKLSDIYGRRPFFLFAIGIFIVGSFLCGLSQNMYELAAFRAVQGIGAGGLMSLALAIIGDIVPPRERAKYQGFFLAVFGTASVLGPILGGFFAGADQILWVDGWRWVFYLNVPIGLAAMAVVAKVLHLPHTRVNHRIDWPGAVALIVGLVPLLTVAEQGRAWGWDSGRSIACYVIGALGLIAFVVAERAYKDEALLPLRLFGNRTVAVGTGASTILGVAMFGGLMTVPLYLQIVKGSSATMAGLQMIPFVFGIMAGSIVSGQLIAKTGRYRIFPIVGSTFMVLALGLFSLISADTPLWRTMLVMVLMGLGLGGNMQPMITAVQNAVSPREIGVATGAVTFFRSMGGTLGTAVFLSVLFNVLPGNISDAYADAGKNDPAFQAAAQAHPDQVQQLQGAMQQSLSDTSVLNKFADGLTHPFKVGFSDSVHIVYLMAFFIMLVGLVLVFFLPEIPLSMRSAQQARAEDAAQAEQNAAAVADGDQNQAEVKAGSDSPGR from the coding sequence GTGAGCCACCCCAGCCCCCCGGCCGAGAAATCGACCGGGGAATTCACCCACCGGCAGATCCTCACGATCCTCGTCGGTCTGATGATGGGCATGTTCCTCGCTGCCCTGGATCAGACGATCATGGCCACGGCGACCCGGACCATCGCCGACGACCTGAAGGGCTTCGACCTCCAGGCCTGGGCCACCACGGCGTTCCTGATCACCTCGACCATCTCGACGCCGCTGTACGGCAAGCTGTCCGACATCTACGGCCGCCGGCCGTTCTTCCTGTTCGCGATCGGCATCTTCATCGTCGGCTCGTTCCTCTGCGGCCTCTCGCAGAACATGTACGAGCTCGCCGCGTTCCGCGCGGTCCAGGGCATCGGCGCCGGTGGCCTGATGTCGCTCGCCCTGGCGATCATCGGGGACATCGTGCCGCCCCGCGAGCGCGCCAAGTACCAGGGCTTCTTCCTGGCCGTCTTCGGCACCGCGAGCGTACTCGGCCCGATCCTGGGCGGTTTCTTCGCCGGCGCCGACCAGATCCTCTGGGTGGACGGCTGGCGCTGGGTCTTCTACCTGAACGTGCCGATCGGTCTCGCCGCGATGGCCGTGGTGGCCAAGGTGCTGCACCTGCCGCACACCCGGGTCAACCACCGCATCGACTGGCCGGGCGCGGTCGCCCTGATCGTCGGCCTGGTGCCGCTGCTGACCGTCGCCGAGCAGGGCCGCGCCTGGGGCTGGGACTCCGGCCGCTCGATCGCCTGCTACGTCATCGGCGCCCTCGGCCTGATCGCCTTCGTCGTCGCCGAGCGGGCCTACAAGGACGAGGCGCTGCTCCCGCTGCGCCTGTTCGGCAACCGGACCGTCGCGGTCGGCACCGGCGCCAGCACCATCCTCGGCGTCGCGATGTTCGGCGGCCTGATGACCGTCCCGCTGTACCTGCAGATCGTCAAGGGCTCCTCGGCCACCATGGCCGGCCTCCAGATGATCCCGTTCGTGTTCGGCATCATGGCCGGCTCGATCGTCTCCGGTCAGCTGATCGCCAAGACCGGCCGCTACCGGATCTTCCCGATCGTCGGCAGCACCTTCATGGTCCTCGCGCTCGGCCTGTTCTCGCTGATCAGCGCGGACACCCCGCTGTGGCGCACCATGCTGGTCATGGTGCTGATGGGCCTCGGCCTGGGCGGCAACATGCAGCCGATGATCACCGCGGTGCAGAACGCGGTCTCCCCGCGGGAGATCGGCGTCGCCACCGGTGCGGTCACGTTCTTCCGCTCGATGGGCGGCACGCTGGGCACCGCGGTCTTCCTGTCGGTGCTGTTCAACGTGCTGCCCGGCAACATCAGCGACGCCTACGCCGACGCCGGCAAGAACGACCCGGCGTTCCAGGCCGCGGCCCAGGCCCACCCGGACCAGGTGCAGCAGCTCCAGGGCGCGATGCAGCAGTCGCTCAGCGACACCTCGGTGCTGAACAAGTTCGCCGACGGGCTGACCCACCCGTTCAAGGTCGGCTTCTCCGACAGCGTGCACATCGTGTACCTGATGGCGTTCTTCATCATGCTGGTCGGCCTGGTGCTGGTCTTCTTCCTGCCGGAGATCCCGCTCTCCATGCGGTCCGCGCAGCAGGCCCGCGCCGAGGACGCCGCGCAGGCGGAGCAGAACGCCGCGGCCGTCGCCGACGGCGACCAGAACCAGGCGGAGGTCAAGGCGGGCAGCGACAGCCCGGGCCGCTGA
- a CDS encoding MarR family winged helix-turn-helix transcriptional regulator, with protein sequence MSPHLEDGNHVHEEQNATAGVSRLSEEIIRLIRMGPRFRGMLKTGDLGAEFSALMLLLPLRAMGPMRVTDLADLKQADPSTISRQVAQLVKAGLARREADPADGRASRLAVTEDGVAACERLRTARTALLERALSDWPAARVDTFAQLFEEFNSSVEALLRTDLGAPPRENA encoded by the coding sequence TTGTCCCCACACCTTGAGGACGGCAATCACGTGCACGAGGAGCAGAACGCCACGGCCGGCGTGTCGCGGTTGTCGGAGGAAATCATCCGGTTGATCCGGATGGGGCCGCGATTCCGAGGCATGCTCAAGACCGGAGACCTCGGCGCCGAGTTCTCCGCGTTGATGCTGCTGTTGCCGTTGCGTGCGATGGGCCCGATGCGGGTGACCGACCTCGCCGATCTGAAACAGGCCGACCCGTCGACGATCAGCCGGCAGGTCGCCCAGCTCGTCAAGGCCGGCCTGGCCCGCCGCGAGGCCGATCCGGCGGACGGCCGGGCCTCCCGGCTGGCCGTCACCGAGGACGGCGTGGCGGCCTGCGAGCGCCTGCGCACCGCCCGGACCGCCCTGCTGGAACGGGCGCTGAGCGATTGGCCGGCCGCACGGGTCGACACGTTCGCCCAGCTCTTCGAAGAATTCAACAGCTCCGTCGAGGCGCTGCTGCGCACCGACCTCGGCGCACCACCACGGGAGAACGCGTGA
- a CDS encoding class I SAM-dependent methyltransferase, whose protein sequence is MLDASTALLPVPLAPEISLHLVDAPVGLFDLTGGEFRSDVPPPFWAFVWAGGQALARYLLDHPDEAAGRRVLDLATGSGVAAIAAARCGAARVAATDIDPDAVAAAHRNAAANGVTLAEPMELPELVLAGDVFYSPAVAPQITGQLRAFRRNGASVLVGDPGRGYFPERLFELITEYVVPVPESLEDTGELRTGVWRMR, encoded by the coding sequence GTGCTCGACGCCTCGACAGCCCTGCTCCCGGTCCCGCTGGCCCCGGAGATCTCCCTCCACCTGGTCGACGCCCCGGTCGGCCTCTTCGACCTGACCGGCGGCGAGTTCCGCAGTGACGTCCCGCCGCCGTTCTGGGCGTTCGTCTGGGCCGGCGGCCAGGCGCTGGCCCGCTACCTGCTGGACCACCCGGACGAGGCGGCCGGCCGGCGGGTGCTGGACCTGGCCACCGGCTCCGGGGTGGCCGCGATCGCCGCCGCCCGCTGCGGCGCCGCGCGGGTCGCCGCCACCGACATCGATCCGGACGCGGTCGCCGCGGCGCATCGCAACGCGGCCGCCAACGGCGTCACCCTCGCCGAGCCGATGGAGCTCCCCGAGCTGGTGCTGGCCGGCGACGTCTTCTACAGCCCCGCGGTCGCCCCGCAGATCACCGGGCAACTGCGCGCCTTCCGGCGGAACGGGGCGTCGGTGCTGGTTGGCGACCCCGGGCGTGGGTACTTCCCGGAACGACTCTTCGAGCTGATCACCGAATACGTGGTGCCGGTCCCGGAGAGCCTGGAGGACACCGGCGAGCTGCGCACCGGCGTCTGGCGCATGCGCTGA
- a CDS encoding AfsR/SARP family transcriptional regulator produces the protein MYEIQLFGRIEVRTRGIRLGRDDFGGDRPRQLLALLALHGELSLVELSDLVGAPSATVRADLKVLREALEPGVRGRDSVVVGRFGRYHLDTERVRVDVHTFDQLITAAEGRSPERAARPLTAAAFLAARPLLEDEDAPWAAELRAEYRARLLMANPPVTACV, from the coding sequence ATGTACGAGATTCAGCTCTTCGGCCGCATCGAGGTCCGCACCCGTGGCATCCGCCTCGGACGCGACGACTTCGGCGGCGACCGCCCGCGTCAGTTGCTCGCCCTCCTGGCGCTGCACGGCGAGCTGTCGCTTGTGGAGCTGTCCGACCTGGTCGGCGCCCCGTCCGCGACCGTGCGGGCGGATCTCAAGGTGCTGCGTGAGGCCCTGGAGCCGGGCGTGCGCGGCCGCGACTCGGTGGTCGTCGGCCGCTTCGGGCGTTACCACCTGGACACCGAGCGTGTCCGGGTCGACGTGCACACCTTCGACCAGCTGATCACGGCCGCCGAGGGCCGTTCGCCGGAGCGCGCCGCCCGCCCGCTGACCGCGGCCGCCTTCCTGGCCGCCCGCCCGCTGCTCGAGGACGAGGACGCCCCGTGGGCCGCCGAGCTGCGCGCGGAGTATCGCGCCCGGCTGCTGATGGCGAACCCGCCGGTCACGGCGTGCGTCTGA
- a CDS encoding response regulator, with translation MGNGEAIRVLVVDGHQTFAELLGHALAGQPDLCWVGHARTGAEALHLASELSPDVILLDPELSDADGIAIAQLIRVRQPDVRVVILTAREDPGLISRATTFGAAGFISKNGALAEVLNALRTAHDGGMTVSTDIMARLLRSTSPATVTRASSGLTAREDEVLQLMAAGLDARAVARRLGISVHTCRGYQKAVLAKLGAHSQLEAVAIATRRGLVRPVGR, from the coding sequence ATGGGAAACGGCGAGGCGATCCGAGTGCTCGTCGTCGACGGTCACCAGACCTTTGCTGAGCTGCTCGGACATGCCCTGGCAGGGCAGCCGGACCTGTGCTGGGTGGGGCACGCGCGGACCGGTGCGGAGGCGTTGCACCTCGCGTCCGAGCTGTCACCGGACGTCATCCTCCTCGATCCGGAACTGTCCGATGCGGACGGCATCGCGATCGCGCAGCTCATCCGGGTGCGCCAGCCGGACGTCCGTGTGGTGATCCTCACTGCCCGCGAGGACCCGGGTCTGATCAGCCGGGCCACCACGTTCGGCGCGGCCGGCTTCATCTCCAAGAACGGCGCGCTGGCCGAGGTGCTGAACGCACTGCGCACCGCGCACGACGGCGGGATGACCGTCTCCACCGACATCATGGCCCGGCTGCTGCGCAGCACCAGCCCGGCCACCGTCACCCGGGCGAGCAGCGGGCTCACGGCGCGTGAGGACGAGGTGTTGCAGCTGATGGCGGCCGGTTTGGACGCCCGGGCGGTGGCCCGCCGGCTGGGCATCAGCGTGCACACCTGCCGGGGGTACCAGAAGGCGGTGCTCGCCAAGCTCGGCGCGCACAGCCAGCTCGAGGCAGTGGCGATCGCCACTCGCCGCGGGCTGGTCCGGCCTGTCGGGCGGTAA